TGAAAGATGGCGTGTTGGCAAGTGATTTCTTGAGACGACCAGAAGTGACCTATGCTGAATTAGCTGAATTTATCCCAGAGCCGACAGAGAAAATTGATAATCGGGTAATTGAACAAGTTGAGATTCAAATTAAATACGAGGGTTACATCAAAAAGGCCAATCAAAAAGTTGAGAAGCTCAAAAAGATGGAAGCCAAAAAAATTCCAGATCGAATTGATTATAGTGCGATTGAGGGAATTGCCACGGAAGCCCGCCAAAAGTTTGAAAAAATTCGTCCCGAAACACTGGCACAAGCTAGTCGAATCAGTGGAGTTAACCCGGCAGATATTTCGATTTTGGCGATTTATATTGAACAGGGCAAGATAGCAAAGGTTTAGATTATAAAGGACACGCCTTTTGCAAAGATTTTGGACGGCAATTACACACCGGCATAATCGGAAATTATTTGTTTATGCCAATCAGATTATCGTTGTTAGTGTTGCTCAAGTTGATACACCTAAAATAAGGGACTGCTTGACGTGCTCAAATATGATAAATAAAGATCACAATTTTTAAGTATCCATAATAAAAATAAAATGTTATTAGAGTTTAAACTATCTTGTTACATGCGAATAAGTTCTCTTAAATATACATTGACTATCACAAAAAATAACCGCCAGCTGACCAGAGCCAAGACGGTTATTTTTTTGGTTATTTCCGCTCGTTTATAATGATATATATTTAGCTTGAACCTAAGTGTGTATGCGTTCAGAAAAAATAATAATATTAATTTTATATTGTATTTATATGTGTAAAGCATTATCACTACATTAATATTTTATTATAATTATTGTTTAGGATTTTTTATTCATTGAAATCTCTATGATTAACTTTAATTAATGAACGATTACTACTTCTCGTACACGATCGATGTGCTCCTAAGTCAATATTTGGCACATGCTTTTCTAGACACTTGTTCTGATTCTTTCAGTGTTGAACTAATTAATATAATTTGAGATTCTGAGAATTAAGTCCTCAAAGCTTGAGAAGTGCGTTTGAAAAACGAATTCTCGTTTTAATAATGAATGAAAAGCTTCTATTTGGCTATTATCGTAAGGATATCCTTGCTTAGAATACGAATGGAGGATTTGATGTCGTCTAAGCAAGTTTTCAACATCACTGCTCGTATATTGTGAACCCATATCTGAATGAAAATATGCTGGTCTTTTATGATGTTCAAGTGCTTGGTTAACTGTATCTACTACTAGTTTGGCATTCATCTGTCGTCCTATCTTATATGCGAGTATCTTATGAACCTTTGGCTCATACACTGAACTAAGATATACCCAAGTTCCAGGTCGTAGCTCAAGATAAGTAATATCAGCTCGCCAAGTTCTAGCTTTTGGCTTGTTTTTGATTAGATTGGGACGTTGTAAATAATCAACATGAGTACTAGGCTTTTTAAAACGCCGATGCATGAGAGAGTGAATCTTCATTTCTTGCATTAGCCGAAAAATCCGTTTGACACCAACTATAATTCCCAGTCTATTTAATGCTAGTTTGATTCTTGGATAACCATAAGCGCGATAGTTTTCTTCCCAAATTTTTCGAATACTTGCTTTTAAGTGACGGTCAACACAATCGTGTTGACTAGTTTGATAGTTCAACCAATGGTAATAGGTGCTACGAGCTAATCTTAAAGTTGAGAGTATTAAGGATAGGCGGTGATAGGGTGATTGAATCTTAATGAAAGCAAGAGTTTTAACTCGCCCTAACGCTTTCCCAGTAACACCGCCGCAGCTTTTAAAATCTCCAATTCCTCCTTGAGACGTTGGTTCTCTTTTTGTAATTTTTTAAATTCTTTAGAAGTAACTTCAGTTCCATCATCAAGTTCAACTGATTTTGCATCTTTAATCCAGTTATGAATTGATGCAGGAGACACTGCATATTCTTCTGAGAGAGAACGAGCTGATCTCTTTTCCTCGGTGTGCATTTTAATAATGCTTGCTTTAAAATCATCAGTATATCGTTTCATATAAAAACTCCTATCCTAGTTATTTTATTATGGCACAACTGTCTAAATATTTGTGTACCAAATACTAGGATAAGAGCAGTTGGCTATAAATTTCAATTAGTTAAAACCCCCGTCTAACCGATATATAGTTAGACGGGGGTTATTTTGTTCTAAATTCTTTTAATACCTTTTGCTTTGTCCTCTGCATTTAACAGGAAAATAACTATACCAAACATTTTCATGTTTATTAGTCTTCTAAATATCTTACCTCGTTTTGAAAGTGAGTTATCAAATTTACTACTTTCAAAACCATCATATGCACCTTCTTTAATAATGTTCTTGATATCATGCACCGCTTGTTTTTTGTTAACGCTTCCTTCTCTTACAAGAGGGGAATAATAACACTCTAACAAAAAAATCACTCCCGTAATTCCAAAGCGAGTTTTTACATCTTTAGCTTGTTTAGAAGATGGAAACAGTGAGGTTATTTCCAAAATATGTTTTCTGAAATTTACTTCGTTTACTACGTTATAGCTATCAAATAAGTGAACTGAGCTAGACGCGTTTTGCTTGTAAAGTAAACTATCTGTTAAAAGTAATGTTGTAGCGTATCGAATACAATCGAAATTAAATATTACATCTTCGCCTTTACGAAGCTGTACATCAAAACGTATTTTGTTGTTCTTTATAAATGAGCTAAGATAAAATTTGCCGTGAATACTGGCATCAATGGACTCTTTCCCAGTGATAGACATTCTGGACAGTATTGAAATTTTAATCTTCTCTCCACTAAGATTAAAATCCTCATTAGAAGTACAATTAAGCCAAATTAAATTTGAATTATTTTTAGCTAGTTCTTGCAAACTACTAATATTACATTTAATAAATTCATCATCACTATCCAAAAAAGTAAGGTACTTGCCGTTACTGTTTTCAATTCCGATATTTCTAACCCCACTAACTCCAACATGTTTACTATGAAAACCTTTTACGGAAAAAGAGGTGAATTCATTTATTATTTTATTAATTTTGGTTACTGTTTGGTCTGTAGAACCATCATCAACAAACAAAATTTCTATCAGATGCTCATTGCCTCTGAAGGTATTAACTATGCTATTGAAAAGTCGATCTAATGTTTTCTCTGAATTATATGTAGGTATTATTACTGAAAATAAGTATTCCATAATTCCTCCTAAGTAAATAAAATTATTCTGTACTATTACAATACCATGTTTCAAGTTGTAGGAGTAGGCTTTCTAGCGATAAATGGTATTATTCAAATTACTGTAATAATGTATGAGAGAAGATAGTAGGAGCGTGAGAATAGCGAATATAAGCCCCCTGCTGACTAGGATAAATTACTGCGTTAAGTAAAAAAAATAAAGAAACACTTCCGGCATCCCTGGGAGTGCTTCTTTAATTTAAACACAAGTGAATATTGTTGAACCGATTTTAACGTGATTCCAGGATCCGTTGGTGGATAGAAAAAACTATAGGGAGTTCTATTAGTTTTTGCTGAAGTGATGTAAAAAGTTAACTTTCTGGAGATAGATTAAGATTATGTGGGTTCTTGTGGCGTGAATTGTCGTATAAATCAAGATTACGTAAATACTCCTTAAGTGTTTGGATGCTAATACCGTACTGTTGAGCCTTTTGGACATGATTCCAGGATCCATTAGTGGCCAGAAAATTAGAGTAGTCCAGGGCTAGTGATGTTAGTTCCTGTTGAGATAACTTTACGCGAGAGGCTAAGTTATCTATTTTTTCCTGTAAAACGGGATCAATGGAGTACTGACGGCTAAGCTGATTGAGCAATGCAAAAAAATTGCTTGTTTCAGCCATATCTGCAATCTGATAGATATAGGTTGAAATTTTGGAATCTGATGAAAAACTTGATGGATCCGTTGGCACGATCTCACCAACACGTAGATGTGCACGTTGGTACTTATACTTGGAAACAAATTCTTAAAGATGTAACATTAAAAATACCGTTTGGGTCGAAGCTTTTGATTAGTGGTTCTTCAGGCAAGGGGAAAACGACTTTCTTGAATTTGATTCAAGGTTTTCTAACACCAACTGTCGGTGACATTGAGATTGCTAAAAAACGAGTTAGTTCTGATGGTTCTAATGCGCTGGCTTATATTCGCCAAGAACCTTATTTTTTCAATGACACGATTCGCTTTAATCTAACCTTAGGCAAGACCTTTACTGACGAAGAATGTTTAGCGATTCTGCAAAGAGTTGGCTTGGTTGCCGAACTAGGTCCTGATTTGTTAGATCAAACCTATGGTGAGAATGGTAATTCGATTTCCGGTGGTCAACGTCAACGGATTGAGATTGCCCGAGCATTACTCTTCAATAAAAAGATTATCTTACTTGATGAAGCAACCTCTAGTTTAGATGAAAACTTAACCCATCAGATTAGAAAAATTATTTGGAGCTTACCTTGTACAGTAATTGAGGTTGCTCATCAATATGATCAACAGGAATTGCAAGATAATCAGGTGCTGCATTATCAATTAGATGGTGGAACAATGAAGGTGATCTAATATGAGCGTTGAGAATTATAATAACTATTACTATCCAAAAATGAACTTTATCAGCATTTATTTGATATTTCTCCATGGAATAGCGAATATGCAAAGTTTATTAAAATTGATCATTCATCTTTTTTACTATCGGTGTCTGGATTTTTTTCCAGATGCTTTTTTCTTACCAAAATTGCAGTGAAAATTGATTCGAGATTCAAGTAAATAAAATCAATGATTATTAAGATTCCATAAATGAGATGACTGCCCTGCGAGAGCCCCCAAAGATTTAGAAGTAGAATAGGGATGAAAAAAAGACTCGTGATGGCAACTAATAAAGCAGCATTTTTCCAGAGCCACAACATATGAACTATCATCTCCTTTTGATTAATTAAATTAATGATAAAGCAATTTTGAGTGAAGAGATAGAGTTAAAAAGGATAAATGAAAAAAAACATGTGTGTGAAATCACAACCACAAATTTTAAAATGATATTTTGATGAAAATCAGAGTAGCAAATTTGTTGTAGAAACGGTTATTGTAGATCATAATAAGTTCATGCAATCACAATGTTTAAATATTTTACAAAAGGCGTTAAAATGATTATGAAAGCGGTTTACAAAAGGAAATATAACTCGGTGGAAAGAAACAAGTTGTATTGCGAATTGCATTGTGAATGCGGCTTATTATAATGTTTTGCTTGATAATGACGAGGAGGTCTAGAGATGTCAAAAAAAATAATCGATTTTGAACAATTAAAAAAGTTTGACGATGAATTCAAACCGGTACAGCTCTTATCGACAGAGGGTAAATTGTTGGAACCTGATTGGGAGCCAGATCTGAGTGATGACGAACTGGTTGAACTCTTTAAACAAATGGTTTGGTCAAGAACACTTGATGAGCGTTCGACAAAATTGAATCGTCAAGGACGCCTAGGATTCTATGCACCTACTGCAGGTGAGGAAGCAAGTCAGATTGCATCGAATTTTGTAATGGAAAAAGAAGATTTTGTTTTACCAGCATATCGTGATGTACCACAACTTGTGCAACATGGCTTGCCATTATATCAGGCATTTTTGTGGTCACGGGGACATGTTGATGGAAATAAGTATCCTGCTGAATTACGGGCATTACCACCACAAATCATTATTGGAGCACAATATGTTCAAGCTGCAGGGGTAGCACTTGGCTTCAAGTTAAAAGGCCAAAAGAATGTGGCCTACACTTACACTGGCGATGGTGGAACATCACAAGGTGATTTTTATGAAGGAATCAATTTTGCAGGTGCATTTCAAGCTCCCGCAATCTTTGTTATTCAAAATAATGGTTTTGCAATTTCAGTACCGCGTAGCAAGCAAACAGCTGCCGGAACTTTGGCCCAGAAAGCAGTGGCTGCCGGAATTCCTGGAATTCAAGTAGATGGAATGGATGCATTAGCTGTTTATGAGGTAACCAAGGAAGCTCGCGATTATGCGTTAGCGGGTAATGGTCCAGTGCTGATTGAGACACTGACTTATCGTTATGGACCGCATACACTTTCTGGAGATGATCCAAAGCGTTATCGTACAAAGGAAACAGATGAACTTTGGGTCAAAAGAGATCCATTGGTAAGGATGAGACTCTATCTGGAGAGCAAAGGACTCTGGAAACAAGAAGATGAAGAAACTTATGTTGAACAAGTCCGTACAGAAATTAATGAAGCAATTAATAAGGTTGAAAATATGCCAAAACAAAAAATTAGTGAATATTTAAAGAACACCTTTAAAGAAACACCAGTTGGAATTCAAAGAGAAATTGAGAAATTTGAAGAGAAGGAGGCAAAATAATTATGGCGAACAAGACAATGATTAAGGCAATAACTGACGCACTAGATCAGGAACTGGCAAGAGATGAGAAAGTTCTTGTTTTTGGCGAAGATGTTGGAAAAAACGGTGGAGTTTTCCGTGCTACGGAAGATCTTCAAGCAAAGCATGGTGAAGAACGTGTTTTTGATACACCTCTTGCTGAGTCCGGAATTCTTGGACTTTCAACTGGACTAGCTTTGGAAGGCTTTCGTCCAGTACCCGAAATTCAATTTTTTGGTTTTGTTTTTGAAGCAATGGACCAAATAGCAGGACAGATTGCGCGAATTCATTTCCGACTAGGCGGAACCCGTGAGATGCCAATTACAATTCGTGCTCCTTTTGGTGGTGGTGTGCATACACCGGAGCTACATGCTGATAGTTTAGAAGGGTTAGTATCACAAATTCCGGGATTACGCGTTGTTATCCCAAGTAATCCATACGATGCTAAAGGTCTCTTAATCTCAGCGATTCGTTCTGATGATCCAGTAGTATTCTTAGAACATATGAAATTGTACCGTTCAATCAAGGCTGAGGTTCCTGATGAGGAATATACTATACCTTTGGATCAAGCTAACATCGTAAAAGAGGGTACGGATTTAACTATTATTGCTTATGGTGCAATGGTCCAAGAAGCAATCAAAGCAAGTGATGAATTGGCAAAACAAAATATCAGTGCAGAAGTAGTAGATTTACGAACTGTGTCGCCGATTGATGAAGAAACTATTTTGGAGTCAGTTAAGAAAACCGGTCGTGCAGTAGTTGTGCAGGAAGCCCAAAAACAAGCAGGAGTGGGTTCGCAAGTAGCTGCACTTATTGCTGAGAAAGGTATCTTATATTTAAAAGCACCAATTGGACGCGTTGCAGCACCGAATACACCTTACCCATTTAGTGAAGCTGAAAGTGACTGGCTACCTAACAAGCAGGATGTAGTAGAAAAAGCACAAGAAATTTTGGAATATTAGGAGGCGAGCAAATGGGTGCGTATCAATTTAAATTACCAGATATTGGTGAAGGAATTTCAGAAGGAACAGTTGCACAATGGTATGTAAAAGTTGGTGATGTTCTAAAAGAAGATGACGATTTATTAGAGATTGAAAATGATAAGTCAGTTGAAGAAATTCCTTCCCCAGTGGCAGGAACAGTCAAGAATATTCTTGTGGATGAAGGAGAAACTGCTGAAGTTGGACAAGTTTTAATTGAGTTTGAGGTCGAAGGAGCAGGAAATGTTACCAACGGTGCAGAAACAGCAGCACCACAAACATCTGTTGAACAGACACCAGCTTCTCCAGCTGTAGAGGCAGTGACAGAAACTAGTGTACCTGAGATTGAGAAAAAAGAAACTAATGTTACCAAAATGGCTGAAGTAGACAGAACGTTGCCAGTCTTAGCGATGCCAGCAGTTCGCGTATATGCTAGGGAAAAAGGCGTGGATATCATAAATGTGAATGGTACAGGGTCCCATGGACATGTCACGAAAGAGGATGTTGATGCATTCTTGCAAGGTGGAAATAAACCTGAGGCAGCAGAAACAAAAGAGACAGAAAGTGTAGTCACAACAAGTTCTGCAAGTAATAGTTCGCAAGCAACAAGTCAGAAATGGCCAGAAACTAGAGAAAAAATGTCAGGAATTCGTAAGGCTACAGCTAAAGCAATGGTGAATAGTGTTGGTGAAATTCCACACGTTACAGTTTTTGACGATGTTATAGTTGATAAATTATGGAACCATCGTAAACAATACAAGACGATGGCAGCCGAACGAGAAGTCAGACTTACTTTCTTGCCATATGTAGTTAAAGCATTAGCAGTTGTAATGAAGGAATCCCCAATCTTTAACTCATATGTAGATATGGAAAAACAAGAAATTGTATATCGTAACTATATCAATGTTGGAGTTGCAACGGATACCGATAGAGGTTTATTTGTGCCGAACATCAAAAATGCTGATCAAAAGAGCTTGTTTGGTCTAGCAAAACAAATTACGGAAAATACGGAAAAAGTAAAAAATGGTAAACTCGCCAGTGATGATATGAAGCATACAGGGATGTCGATTACGAATATTGGTTCAATTGGTGGAGGTTTCTTTACACCAATTATTAATTGGCCAGAAGTTGCAATTTTAGGTTTGGGCAAAATTACAAAAGAGGCAGTTGTGGTGGATGATGAAATTAAAGTGGCCTATGTACTGAAACTTTCACTTTCGTTTGACCATCGTATTATTGATGGTGCAACAGCTCAAAGAGCGCTTAATCGCCTAGATGAACTGTTGAGTGAACCAGAACTGTTATTGATGGAGGGGTGAGCAGATGGTAGTCGGAGATTTTGCAATTGAACTCGATACAGTTGTGATTGGTGCTGGACCTGGTGGGTATGTCGCAGCAATCAGAGCTGCTGAAAAAGGTCAAAAAGTTACGGTTATTGAAAAAGAATATATAGGTGGCGTATGTTTAAATGTTGGCTGTATTCCTTCAAAAGCATTGATAGAGGCAGCTCATCGTTACCAAAGAGCAATGAATTCATCTGAAATGGGTTTACGTGTTACGGCAGCAACCCTTGATTTTAAACAAACACAGAAATGGAAACAAGAAAGTGTAGTTGATAAATTAACAGGTGGTGTGGCAGGATTATTTAAAAAACATCATATTGATGTAATTTGGGGCAGTGCATTTTTGAAAGATGACCATAGTTTGCGTGTAATGACAGATGATTCTGCTCAGACGTACAGTTTTAATAATTTAATTATTGCTACTGGTAGTCATCCAATCGAGATTCCTAACTTTAAATTCAAAGGAAGGGTCCTAGATTCAACAGGAGCTTTGGCACTTCAAGAAGTTCCTAAGAAGTTGATAGTAGTTGGTGGAGGTTATATCGGATGTGAACTGGCTTCTGCATATGCTAACTTGGGGGCACATGTTTCTATCCTTGAAGGGGCAGACCGAATTCTAGCTAATTATGAAAAAGATTTGGTATCTGTTGTTGAACATCATTTTAGCGGCCAACACGTTGATATTTATACTAATGCAATTGCGAAGATGTCAGAGCAGACAGATAAAGGTGTTAAAATTAAATTTGACGTTAATGGCGAAGAAAAAGAATTGGAAGCTGATTACTGCATTGTTTGTGTAGGACGCAAACCAAATACTGCGGATATGGGTTTGGAACATATCGGTGTGAAGATTGGGGATCGTGGACTGATTGAAGTTGATGCACAGTGCAGGACGAGCGTTGACAATATTTATGCAATTGGTGATGTGATTCCTGGTGCTGCACTGGCACATAAAGCCAGTTATGAAGGGAAAATAGCGGCAGAAGCTATTTCTGGTTCCAAAGGAATTGTAGATTATCGTGCTATGCCGGCCGTTTGTTATACAGATAGTGAAATCGCAACGACAGGCTTAACTGTGGCAGAGGCTAAGGAACAAGGACTTGATGTTAAGAAGGCACAATTTCCGTTTGCAGCTAATGGGCGAGCAATCTCAATGAGCAGTACCAATGGTTTTGTACGTCTTGTATTTGAAAAAGATAGCCAAGCAATTGTTGGAGCACAAATTGTTGGGCCAAATGCCAGTGATTTAATTACAGAGTTAACACTAGCAATTGAAACAGGTGCAACTGTTGAAGATGTTTCATTAACTATTCATCCACATCCAAGTATTAGTGAAGCTGTTATGGAT
Above is a window of Liquorilactobacillus hordei DSM 19519 DNA encoding:
- a CDS encoding IS3 family transposase (programmed frameshift), producing MKRYTDDFKASIIKMHTEEKRSARSLSEEYAVSPASIHNWIKDAKSVELDDGTEVTSKEFKKLQKENQRLKEELEIFKSCGGVTGKALGRVKTLAFIKIQSPYHRLSLILSTLRLARSTYYHWLNYQTSQHDCVDRHLKASIRKIWEENYRAYGYPRIKLALNRLGIIVGVKRIFRLMQEMKIHSLMHRRFKKPSTHVDYLQRPNLIKNKPKARTWRADITYLELRPGTWVYLSSVYEPKVHKILAYKIGRQMNAKLVVDTVNQALEHHKRPAYFHSDMGSQYTSSDVENLLRRHQILHSYSKQGYPYDNSQIEAFHSLLKREFVFQTHFSSFEDLILRISNYIN
- a CDS encoding glycosyltransferase family 2 protein, with the translated sequence MEYLFSVIIPTYNSEKTLDRLFNSIVNTFRGNEHLIEILFVDDGSTDQTVTKINKIINEFTSFSVKGFHSKHVGVSGVRNIGIENSNGKYLTFLDSDDEFIKCNISSLQELAKNNSNLIWLNCTSNEDFNLSGEKIKISILSRMSITGKESIDASIHGKFYLSSFIKNNKIRFDVQLRKGEDVIFNFDCIRYATTLLLTDSLLYKQNASSSVHLFDSYNVVNEVNFRKHILEITSLFPSSKQAKDVKTRFGITGVIFLLECYYSPLVREGSVNKKQAVHDIKNIIKEGAYDGFESSKFDNSLSKRGKIFRRLINMKMFGIVIFLLNAEDKAKGIKRI
- a CDS encoding ABC transporter ATP-binding protein, whose protein sequence is MQKNCLFQPYLQSDRYRLKFWNLMKNLMDPLARSHQHVDVHVGTYTWKQILKDVTLKIPFGSKLLISGSSGKGKTTFLNLIQGFLTPTVGDIEIAKKRVSSDGSNALAYIRQEPYFFNDTIRFNLTLGKTFTDEECLAILQRVGLVAELGPDLLDQTYGENGNSISGGQRQRIEIARALLFNKKIILLDEATSSLDENLTHQIRKIIWSLPCTVIEVAHQYDQQELQDNQVLHYQLDGGTMKVI
- the pdhA gene encoding pyruvate dehydrogenase (acetyl-transferring) E1 component subunit alpha is translated as MSKKIIDFEQLKKFDDEFKPVQLLSTEGKLLEPDWEPDLSDDELVELFKQMVWSRTLDERSTKLNRQGRLGFYAPTAGEEASQIASNFVMEKEDFVLPAYRDVPQLVQHGLPLYQAFLWSRGHVDGNKYPAELRALPPQIIIGAQYVQAAGVALGFKLKGQKNVAYTYTGDGGTSQGDFYEGINFAGAFQAPAIFVIQNNGFAISVPRSKQTAAGTLAQKAVAAGIPGIQVDGMDALAVYEVTKEARDYALAGNGPVLIETLTYRYGPHTLSGDDPKRYRTKETDELWVKRDPLVRMRLYLESKGLWKQEDEETYVEQVRTEINEAINKVENMPKQKISEYLKNTFKETPVGIQREIEKFEEKEAK
- a CDS encoding alpha-ketoacid dehydrogenase subunit beta; the encoded protein is MANKTMIKAITDALDQELARDEKVLVFGEDVGKNGGVFRATEDLQAKHGEERVFDTPLAESGILGLSTGLALEGFRPVPEIQFFGFVFEAMDQIAGQIARIHFRLGGTREMPITIRAPFGGGVHTPELHADSLEGLVSQIPGLRVVIPSNPYDAKGLLISAIRSDDPVVFLEHMKLYRSIKAEVPDEEYTIPLDQANIVKEGTDLTIIAYGAMVQEAIKASDELAKQNISAEVVDLRTVSPIDEETILESVKKTGRAVVVQEAQKQAGVGSQVAALIAEKGILYLKAPIGRVAAPNTPYPFSEAESDWLPNKQDVVEKAQEILEY
- a CDS encoding 2-oxo acid dehydrogenase subunit E2, which translates into the protein MGAYQFKLPDIGEGISEGTVAQWYVKVGDVLKEDDDLLEIENDKSVEEIPSPVAGTVKNILVDEGETAEVGQVLIEFEVEGAGNVTNGAETAAPQTSVEQTPASPAVEAVTETSVPEIEKKETNVTKMAEVDRTLPVLAMPAVRVYAREKGVDIINVNGTGSHGHVTKEDVDAFLQGGNKPEAAETKETESVVTTSSASNSSQATSQKWPETREKMSGIRKATAKAMVNSVGEIPHVTVFDDVIVDKLWNHRKQYKTMAAEREVRLTFLPYVVKALAVVMKESPIFNSYVDMEKQEIVYRNYINVGVATDTDRGLFVPNIKNADQKSLFGLAKQITENTEKVKNGKLASDDMKHTGMSITNIGSIGGGFFTPIINWPEVAILGLGKITKEAVVVDDEIKVAYVLKLSLSFDHRIIDGATAQRALNRLDELLSEPELLLMEG
- the lpdA gene encoding dihydrolipoyl dehydrogenase, with protein sequence MVVGDFAIELDTVVIGAGPGGYVAAIRAAEKGQKVTVIEKEYIGGVCLNVGCIPSKALIEAAHRYQRAMNSSEMGLRVTAATLDFKQTQKWKQESVVDKLTGGVAGLFKKHHIDVIWGSAFLKDDHSLRVMTDDSAQTYSFNNLIIATGSHPIEIPNFKFKGRVLDSTGALALQEVPKKLIVVGGGYIGCELASAYANLGAHVSILEGADRILANYEKDLVSVVEHHFSGQHVDIYTNAIAKMSEQTDKGVKIKFDVNGEEKELEADYCIVCVGRKPNTADMGLEHIGVKIGDRGLIEVDAQCRTSVDNIYAIGDVIPGAALAHKASYEGKIAAEAISGSKGIVDYRAMPAVCYTDSEIATTGLTVAEAKEQGLDVKKAQFPFAANGRAISMSSTNGFVRLVFEKDSQAIVGAQIVGPNASDLITELTLAIETGATVEDVSLTIHPHPSISEAVMDATDIALGLPINI